The nucleotide window ATCGACCTGGACATCGAGGCCTGCCGGCGCGAGGAGGTCATCCAGCACGTCTACTCCCGCTACGGGCGCCACTGCGCCGCCCAGGTCGCCAACGTCATCTCCTACCGCCCCCGCTCCGCCGTGCGCGACGCCGCCCGCGCCCTGGGCCACCCCGCCGGCCTCCAGGACGCCTGGGCCTCGCAGATGGACCGCTGGTCCTCACTGCGCCCCGACGACGGCGCCCCCGCGGGCCCGGCCCCGGCGACCGACCCGGGCCACCGGGGCCAGCCGGGCCGCCGGGACGAGGAGGTGCCCGCCCAGGTCATCGATATCGCCGAGAGGCTGCTGCGCCTGCCCCGCCACCTGAGCATCCACTCCGGGGGGATGGTCCTGTGCGACCGCCCCGTCACCGAGGTCTGCCCCGTGCGCTGGGCGGCCATGCCGGGGCGCTCGGTCCTGCAATGGGACAAGGACGACTGCGCCGCCGCCGGCCTGGTCAAGTTCGACCTGCTGGGGCTGGGGGCCCTGACCGCCCTGCGCCTGGCCTTCGACGGCCTGGCCCGGCGCGGGGAGGCCGTTCCCGAGCAGCCACCGGGCGAGCACGCCGACCACGCGCCCGCCGGTGTGCTGCGCTCGGCCCAGGCGGGCCGGCCCTGGGGGCTGCACACCCTGCCCGAGGACGACCCGGCCGTCTACCGCCTGCTGTGCGCCGCGGACACGGTGGGGGTCTTCCAGGTGGAGTCGCGCGCCCAGATGGCCACCCTGCCGCGGCTGCGGCCCCAGGAGTTCTACGACATCGTCGTCGAGGTGGCCCTCATCCGCCCCGGCCCCATCCAGGGCGACGCCGTCAGCCCCTACATCCGTCGCCGCCAGGGGAGGGAGGAGGTCACGTATCTGCACGAGTCCCTCAAGCCGGCCCTGGCCAAGACCCTGGGCGTCCCCCTCTTCCAGGAGCAGCTCATGCAGATCGCCGTGGACGCCGCGGGCTTCAGCCCCGCCGAGGCCGACGCCCTGCGCCAGGCCATGGGGGCCAAGCGCTCGGCCGAGCGCATGGAGGCCCTCCACGAGCGCTTCGTGGAGGGCATGATGAGCCTTCGGGGCGCCCCGCGGGATATCGCCGAGACGCTCTTCGACAAGCTGCGGGCCTTCGCCGACTTCGGCTTCCCCGAGTCCCACGCCTTCTCCTTCGCCTACCTCGTCTACGCCGCGGCCTGGCTCAAGGCCCGCAAGCCCGAGGACTTCTACGCCGGGGTGCTGGCCGCCCAGCCCATGGGCTTCTGGTCGCCCCAGAGCCTGGTGGCCGACGCCCGCCGCCACGGCGTGAGGGTCCTGGCCGCCGACGTCTCCTCCTCCCAGGTCCAGGCCGTCGTCGAGCAGCGCCCCACCCGGGGGGAGGCGCGCGACGCCGGGACGGGCGGCGAGCAGGAGTGGGCGCCGGTGCTCCCCTCTCCGACCGCGCCCACCACCATCGACGCCCACCCCGACCTGGCGGTGCGCCTGGGCCTGGCCCCCATCAGGGGCATCGGCCAGGACAGCGCCCGGGCCATCGTGGCCGAGCGCGAGAAGGGCCCCTACCGGGACCTGGCCGACTTCGCCCGCCGCCTGCCACTGAGCCGCTCCCAGCTCGAGTCCCTGGCGGCCGCGGGAGCGCTGCGCAGCCTGGGGGTGGGGCGGCGCGAGGCCCTGTGGGCGGCAGGCCCCCTCTCCCAGGAGCACGGGAGCCGCAGAGGCCGCGGGAGGCCGCGCGCCGGGGACTGGTTCCAGCCGACCCTGCCGGGGACCGCCGTCGGCACCACGGCGCCGCCTCTGCCCGAGATGGACCACCGCTCCCGCATGGTCGCCGACCTGCGCCTGACAGGGGTCTCCACCCAGGGCTGCCCCATTGGACTGCTGCGCGAGGCCCTGAGCGGGGCGGGCATCCTCACCACCGCGCAGGTGCGCGCCCAGGACGACGGCGTGCGGGTGCGGGTGGCGGGCGTGGTCACCCACCGCCAGCGCCCCCACACCGCCAGCGGGCTGATCTTCCTCAACCTGGAGGATGAGACGGGGCTGCTCAATGTCGTGTGCTCGGCCGGCATGTGGAAGCGGTACCGGACCGTGGGGCGGCGCGCCGGCGCCCTGGTCGTGCGCGGGGTCGTGGAGCAGTCGGAGCCGCCGCTGCCCGAGGTCGGGGACGCGGCGCAGACGGGCCCCGGCGTCACCGCCCTGCGCGCCGAGCACCTGGAGGTGTTGGAGGGCGCCGCCCCCACCCGGAGCCGGGACTGGCAGTGAGTGCCGCGCTGCGGCGTCGCTCCACCGGTTCAGCGGCCCCAGCAGCTCAGGACCCCTGCGAGGAGTAGGCGGGCAGCTCCCCGACGACGGGGGCGTCCCTGACATGCAGCTCGGAGTAGACCGACCACACCACGCCGATGATGGGCACGGCGATGATCGCGCCCAGCAGCCCGGCCGCGTAGGTGCCCACGGCCACGCCGATGATGACCACCACCGGGTGGAGGGAGACCTGGCGGCCCATGATGAGGGGCTGGAGGATATGGCCCTCGATCTGACCGATCCCGGCCACCCCCACGCACACCACGATCATAGTGATGAAGCCGTCGGAGGCCAGGGCCACCACCATGGCGATGATCATGGCCGCGGGCGCCCCCACGATCGGGATGAAGGCGCCGATGAAGACCAGGACCGCCAGGGGGGCGGCCAGGGGGATGCCCACCAGTTGGAGGAAGATGCCCGCCATGATCCCATCGGTCAGGGCCACGATGACCGTGCCCCGGGCGTAGCCGGCGAAGGTGTACCAGCCGGCCCCCGCGGCGCGGTGGACGGATTCACGCATGTGGGCGGGCAGCTCGTTGAGGAACCAGCGCCACATCCTGCCCCCGGAGGCCAGGAAGAAGATCGTGGAGAAGATCGCCAGCGCCAGGACGGCGAAGACATCCACCAGGCCACTGGCATTGGACAGGATCTCGGTGGCCAGGTGCGGGGCGTTGGACTGGACGTAGTCCTGGCCCTGGCGCACCAGGGCCTGGAACTGGGTGGCCAACTCCTGCTGGGTCAGGTGCACCGGCAGGGGCCCGTGCTCCACGAAGTCCACGATGGTGTCCAGCCCATCGCTGAACTGGGTGGCCAGGGAGTTCCACTGGCTGGTCACCGAGGCCACGACGTAGGTCAGCAGGCCGGCGATGGCGGCCAGGGTCGTCAGCAGCGCCAGGAAGGTCGCCGGGTAGCGGGGCATGATCCGGGCGAAGAGGTTGACCAGGGGCTGGAGGATGGAGGTCAGGACCAGGGCCATGAACACCCCGACGAACACGGGGATGATCATGGAGGTGGCCAGGACCACCAGGGCGATCATGATGATGATGCCCAGGCCCAGCCAGGCCCCCAGGCCCCCGCGCACCAGCCATGAGGGCAGGGAGTCCAGGGCGGTGGAGCGGGTGGTGACCACCGAGGGCACGCCGGGGCCGTCCTGCTCCGCGCCCTCGGCGGGTCCCGGCGACGCCGCGGGGGCCCCGGGTGTCCTGAGCGTCGCTGCGGTGGAGGCCATGGTGCTGGGCGCGGCACTGGGGCCGCGCATCGTGGCGCGGCGGCGCTCCTCGACCCGCTCCAGGGTGCGGCGCCAGGCCGAGTGCGCTCTCCTGGGCCAGGTCAGGGGGCCGGAGGATGGGGCGGCGACGCGTGCCGGCCCGCCCGCCCGACTGCCCGCGTCCTCATCCGCCTGCTCCTGCGCGCGCGCTTCGGCCTGCTCCCCGGGCTCATCCCGGGTGGCAGGCTCCTTCTCGTCCTTCTCGGTGGGCGGATCGTGATGCTCGGACACGTGTGCTCTTCTCTTGGCCGTGATGCCGCTGACGAAACGGCCCTCAGCCTACTAGCGTGAGACCATGATCAGTGGACCATCATGCGACCCGGCACTGCGACTTCCTCCCAGCGCCGCGCTGACCCCCGGCCGGGGCGGGCAGCCCCGCCTGCTCATCGACGCCCCCGCCGGCTCCGCGGAGATCCACCTCCACGGCGCCACCGTGACCTCCTGGGCTTCCCGCGGCGGCAGGGAGGTCCTGTTCACCTCCCGTCAGGCGGTCTTCGACGGCGCCACCGCCATCCGCGGGGGCATCCCCCTATGCCTGCCGGACTTCGGGGCCGGCATCGATGGCCGGGCCGTGGTCAAGCACGGCTGGGCCCGCACGGCCACATGGACGCTGCGCTCGGTGGAGGCCACGCCCGACCAGGGGGTGCGCGCCCTGCTGAGCCTGAGCCACGACGGCCTGAGCCTGCTCTACAGCGTGGAGGTGGGCAGCCGCCTGGAGCTGACCCTGTCGGTGCGTAACACCGGCCCCCAGGTGCGCACCGTGGAGGCGGCGCTGCACACCTACCTGTCCCTCCACGACGTCACGGTCACGCGGATCACGGGCCTGGAGGGCGCCGGCTACACCGACAACCTGGCCCAGGACCCGGCTGCCGTCCAGGTCCAGGACGGGCCGGTGCGCATCAACGGGCCGGTGGACCGCATCTACGACTCCGCCAGCACCGTGGAGGTCACCGATCCCGGGCACGGGCGGCGCATCATCGTCTCCAAGCGCCATGCGCCCTCCACCATCGTGTGGAACCCGTGGTCCACCCTCAGTGCCGGGCTGGCGGATATGGCCGACGACGAGTTCCCCACCATGGTGTGCGTCGAGAGCGCGGCGGTGCGCCAGCACGCGCCGCTCATCGCTCCGGGGCAGAGCTGGTCGATGCAGGCGCGCATCGAGGTCGAGCCGATGTGATAGCCCCGGCGGGGCCCAAGTGTGAGCGGAAGCACCGGCGGGCGGCTTGGTGGGCCCCGCCACGGACGTGCTAAGTTTCTCTGCGTCGCCCCGTGGGGATCCCCCTGCGTCGGGCGCAGAAGAGTCCGAGTGGCGGAATAGGTAGACGCGCTAGCTTGAGGTGCTAGTGCCTTATTAAACGGGCGTGGGGGTTCAAGTCCCCCCTCGGACACCGCTGACGAGGCCGGAGGGCCGGGCAGTTCTTGGAACTGCCCGGCCCTCCGGCTATTGACCCTCATCCCAGGTGGGCCCGCGCCTCGCTGCTCAACTCCACTCGGGCCGGTAGAGGTCCGGGCGTGAGGGCATCAGTCCGAACACGATGGGGATGATGAAAGGACCGATGTAGGGGATGAAGAGCAGCAGTGTCAGCCACCCTGACTGCCCGGCGTCGTGCAGGCGGCGGGCGCACAGCGCGAGGTAAGGGATGGTCAGCGCAAGGTTGACCACGAGGAAGATCAGCATGGAGATCAAGAGCCTCGCGTCACTGCTAGAGGCGTCGGACTCGGCCGCAGCGGGATTCCCTGAGGAGAGGATGAAAGGAACGAAGAGCGCAACATAGCCACCGATTACGAGGATCACTAGGAACAGCTGGGTCCACCAGTACTCCGAGCGCGAGGCGTAGCCGCGGAACTGGGCGTAGCGGCGGAAGAAGCGCTTGACCGCCTCCACCGGGCTGGCACCTGGTAGTGGAGAGGCCTCTGGTGGGAGCGGGAGCATGCCGAAGCGGTGGTAGCCGCCCGGGTACGGATACGGGTAGGGGACGGTCCCCATGGCCGGGTAGCCGCCCGGGTAGGCGGGGTAGTTGCCTGGGTAAGTGAGGCCGCCAGGGTAGGTGGGGGAGGGGTACTGCCCGGTGTAGGCGGCCTGGCCGTATCCGGCGGGGAGCCCGGCATGGTCGGCTGACACAGAGGGCTGCGAGTGCCCCGGGGCGGGGCTCGGCCGGTAGTCGGGATAGGGCGAGGCCCCGGGGTAGTCGGCCTGCGAGGAGTGGCCGTCGGGCATGAGGAGGCTCCGTTCCGGTGGGAGGCGGGAAGGGTGGTGAGAATGAGCGAGAAGAGGGATCGGGGCGGGCAGCGTGCAATGATCGCGTGCTGCCCGCCCCGATGGCTCAGGATGAGTGGGTCCCGTGGATCTGATCAGCTCCACTCGGGCCGGTAGTTCTCCGGCTTCGAGGGCAGAAGTCCGAACACGATAGGAGCGATAGCACCGGCGTAGGGGACGAACATGAGCAGCACCATCCATCCTGAGTACCCGGCGTCGTGCAGGCGACGGACGGACAGGGACAGGCTCGGGATGATGAGTGCAAGGAAGACAACGAAGAAGATCAGCGCGAGGACCACCGTTCCCGCGCCGAGAGCGGCTGCGGAGGATTCTGCAACAGTGGGGTCCTCCGAAGTGGCCACGGCGGCGGCCATCAGTGGAGCGATGACCATGATGTAGCCGATCACTTGGAGGATCACCAGGAACAGCTGGACCCACCAATACTCCGATTGTGAGGCGTAGCCGCGGAACTGGGCGTAGCGCTGGAAGAAGCGCTTGATGGCATCCCCGATGCTGGCGCCGGGCAGGGGGGCGACCTCGGGGCTCAGAGCCGGGGCGCCGAACTGGTAGCCACCGGCACCGTAGCCGCCGGGCATGCCCCCCGGCTGGCCGGGGAACCCACCGGGCTGCTGGGGGTAGCCCTGCTGCGGCTGAGCGCCGTAGGGGTCGGGAGTGTTTCCGTAGGACATAGAGGCTCCAGGGGTTGAGAGTTCAGGAGGCGCTCGAGTCGGGAGGACTGAGCTTCGAGGCACCGCGAGGGTGCACGTGCCCAGAGTAGGCACAGGAGGCGGGTTTCGTCATCCTCATATCCCCGCATCGGCTTCCAGGGGGCTGGGGAGCGGTCCCCACCGCTACGATGGCCCCTTGCGACCTCCGCGCGCACCTGCGCGCCCCGACGCCCTCACGGCCCGCAGCCGCGGCCGAGCCACCAGCAGGATCGGCCGCCGGGCAGCCGCCGGATCCGCCACTGAGAACCACTGATGAACGACTGACATGCTCCTGCCCTCCCTCCCCGGCGCCTCTGGTGCCCACACCCCCGCGCAGCTCATCCGCGCCCGTATCGCCGTCTACCTGGTCTTCCTGGCCAACGGCCTGGGCGTGGCCAACCTGGTGCCGCGCTACCCCGAGATCGTGGCCCACCTGGATCTGAGCAAGGCCTCCTTCGGGCAGGCCGTGGCCGCCACCAGCGTGGGCGCCCTCATGGCCGGACTCGCCGCCCCCCGACTCATCTCCCGCTTCACCTCCGCCCGCGTGGCCAGCCTGGGGATGGTGGTCGTCGCCGCGGCCCTGGCCGGGGCCGCCTACGCCCAGTCCTGGCTGTGGCTCGCCCTGTGCCTGCTGCTCATGGGCGGCACCGATGCCGTGGTGGATGTGGGCCAGAACGCGCACGGCCTGCGCATCCAGCGCCACTGGGGCTCCTCGATCGTCACCAGCTTCCATGCCGCCTGGTCCCTGGGCGCCGTCCTGGGCGCCGCCATGGGCCAGGCCGCCGCCGGGGCCGGCATCCCCCCGGGGCACCACATGCTCATGACCGCCGTGGTGCTGGCCCTCCTCAGTGCGGGCCCCCTGGTCCTGGGCTGGTTCCTGCCCGGCGACGACGACGCTGACCGGCCCCAGGCTCCTGCCGAGCTCCTCGCCGAGGAATCCGCGGAGGATCCCGCCGAGCGCACCTCGCAGGCCCCCGTGCAGACCACTGCGCACGCCCCCGCCGAGGGCGGGACCCGAGCGCCCCGCCGGGTGAGCGTGCTGACCGTCGGCGTGCTCGTCGTCGTCTCGCTCCTGTGCGCCGCGGCCATGTTCCCCGAGGATGTGGGCCACAACTGGTCCTCCCTGCTCCTGGCCGGCCAGGGGGCCGCCGCCGGCCAGGTGGGGCTCGGCATCGTCGCGATCCAGGGCACGATGATCGTGGGGCGGCTCGTGGGGGACCGGGTGGTCGACGCCCTGGGCGCCCGCGCCGTCATCGCCTGGGGAGGTGTGCTGGTGGTGGCGGGCATGGGCCTGGCCCTGGTGATGTCCTCCGTGCCCGGCACCCTCATCGGCATGGCCATCTCCGGGGTGGGATGCGCCGTGGCGGTGCCGGTGACCTACTCCGCCGGTGACGACATCCCCGGCCTGGCCCCCGGGCAGGGCCTGACCATCGTCTCCTGGCTGGCGCGCGCCGCCGGCCTCATCATGCCCCCGGTCGTCGGGTGGCTCTCCGACTCCCACGGACTGTGGGTGGCCCTGGCCTACGGGCTCATCGGGGGACTGGTGCTGGCCACCTGCTGGCCGGTCCTGCGCCGCCGGGGCTGAGGCCGGCCCCGCCGGCGGAGCCCGCCCCGCCGCTCAGGCCAGTCCGGCCCGTCGCCGGCGCTCGACGTCGTCGCTGCGGACCCGGAGCACCGCGCGCACGGAGAATGTCACCACGACGAGGGCCACCACCGCGATGATGAGCCAGATGGCGGAGCCGCCTCCCGAGGCGGGGTCCGGGGGGTACGGGGGCATCGCCTGATGAGTGAGGATGCTGCCGACGAGGGTGCCCGCGACACTGGCGCCGAAGAGGATGGCGCAGATCATGGCGGCGGCGTCCCAGGCGTCCTCGCGGCGCCGGGCGGCGCACCAGCCGGGCAGGCTGGGGACGTCGACGTCCTCCAGCCCCACCCTCAGAGGGCGGGGCTCCCCGGGCAGCCGGCGCGGATAGGTCACCACCACGGGGTCCGCCCCCTTGAGGAGCACGAGCATGATGGCCAGGGGCAGGCTCGCCACGACACAGGCCAGGGGCAGCAGGGGGAACCCGGTGCCGGCGGAGATGCCCGCGGCGATCAGGGCCGCCGGCACCAGGAGCACCACGAGGAAGAGCCCCGTCGCCAGGGCACGTCGTCGTCCGGCCCTGACCAGGCGGTGGACGTCCTGGGCGTCGGGCCAGGGCGGTCCCATGCGGCCATCGGCAGTCGTGGCCCGGACGATCCTCCCGCCCTGCGGGTACTGGCTGGGCGGATGCGTCAGTAGGTCGCGGCGCCTGCCCAGCTCCACATCCAGGGGGCGGGAGGAGCCTGGCTCCTGGCCGGCCACGCCCGTGAGCACCTGGCGCAGCAGGCCCCACTGATCCTCGGCGATCGATGTGGGGATCCGCAGCACCCAGGCCCGGCGCGCGCACACCGCCGCCATCGAGACCCCCACCAGGACGAAGACGGCGGGGAAGGCCAGGAGGATCCAGATCAGCTGGCCAGGGCCGGCGGAGCCCACCAGGTCCATCCGCATGCGCATCGCCATGACGACGGCCGCGCAGGCGAAGGCGAGGAAGGCCACCGCGCCGATGAGGTGGGGCAGGGGCGCGAGGCTGGGCCGGGCGGGCGCGCCCCGGTAGGCGGCGGGCTGGAAGCCGGCCAGCGCCGCCCCGATCGCCTGCTCCACCTGCTCGGCGCCCACCGGCCCGGCGGGGATGGTCAGGCGCTCGCGCACCAGCGGGATGCCGCTCGGCGAGCCGAGCCCGGACTCGTAGCGCCGGGTCGTGCGCCCGCCGTGCGTCGTGCCCGAGCCATGGGTATCGGTGTGGATCTCGGCCACGCGCGCGGGCACCACCTGCTCGACGCGGATCACCTGCCCCTGCTGGCGCACCCGCACGCGGGGCAGCAGCCAGCGCGGGACCGAGCCCGACGGCGCGGGAGTGGACGGGGACGGAGGGGGCAGTGGCGACATGGGGCCTCACCTGATCGTATAGTCGACGTGCTCTGCCTGCGGCGCACCTGGCGTCCGCCCAGCGGCTCGATCCTGGTGCAGGCTCATGGGAGCTTGCTGAGACCGGCCCGGACCGGGCCCGGTGAGGCGGGCCAGGACCGGGCGGCTCGTCCTCGGCACTACCATTGCCGGGCATGGAGTCATTCACCATTGAGGCCCCCGGTGGGCGGGAAGCGCCCGGGCTCGTGCTCTCAGCGCCCACCACCGCCGATATCGAGCGGATCTTCCAGCTGTGCCAGGACCCGGAGATCCAGGAGTGGACCTCGGTGCCCCGCGGCTACACCCGGGATGATGCCCGTGTCTTCGCCGAGGAGATCGTCCCGCGCGGCTGGGCCCAGGGCAAGGAGCTGACCTGGGCGCTGCGGCCCGTCGCGCAGCAGCTTCCGGCCGGCTCCGACGGCGAGCCCGACGGCGTGCCCGCCCTGGTCGGCGTCGTGGGGCTGTCCCTGGCCGGGGACGGCACTGCGGAGATCGGCTACTGGCTGGGCGCGCCGTACCGGGGGCGGGGCCTCATGGCCCGGGCGGTGCGCGCCGTCATCGAGGCCGCCTTCGACCCCGAGGGGCCCGTGGCCCAGGCGGGCAGGGGCCCGCTGTCCGCGCTGCGATGGCGCTGCGACATCCATGACGGCGTGCCCAACTGGGCCTCCTGGAGGCTCGCCTGGTCCGTGGGGTTCCGCAAGGAGGGGCAGGTGCGCCGCCTGCTGCGCAACGACGGCGTCCTGCACGACGGCTGGATCGCCACCCTGCTGCCCACCGACCCCCGCCGGCCCCAGGCCCCCTGGGACGGGCCGACGGCGCAGGGCCCGGCCCAGGCCCGCGGGGCGCGCACCCCCCTGGTGGCCACCACCGAGGTGGGGCGGCGCGAGGGCGATGACCCCGAGGCGCTGGTGCGCCGCTTCCACCACACCTACGGCCTGCCCATCCAGACCGACGGGCCCTCCCTGGAGCGCCGGAGCCTGGAGATGCGCATGAGCCTCATCGCCGAGGAGTTCGCCGAGCTGACCGGGGCGGTCTACGGCCCCGCCGCTCGCGCCGAGATCGAGGCGGCCTACACCCGGGCGGTGGCCGGGGATGAGGGCACCCGCGATGTGGTGGAGAGCGCCGACGCCCTGGCCGACCTCATCTACGTCATCTACGGCATGGCCCTGGAGACGGGGATCGACCTGGCCGCGGTGCTGGCCGAGGTCCAGCGCTCCAACATGTCCAAGCTGGGGGCCGATGGCCGGCCGATCTACCGCGAGGACGGCAAGGTCCTCAAGGGGCCGGGCTACTTCCCGCCCGATGTCGCCGGGGCGCTGCGGGCGGGAAGGGGATGAGGGTGGCGTTGCCACCGGCCATGCTGCCGCTACCGGCCCAAGGTCCCAGACGTGGCACGATGAGCCCATGAGCCTGACCGACGGCGCCCACGGCGCCCCCGACGCCGAAGTCCCTAGCACCGAGCTCCCCGAGTCCAACCCGCTGGCGCGCCCCTGGGCCCTGGAACTGGGGCTGCCGGACTTCGCGGTGGTGCGCCACGAGGACATCGAGCCCGCCATCCGGGCGGGCATGGCCGCCCAGCGCGCCGAGTGGGAGGCCGTGGCCACCGACCCCGCCGAACCCACCGTGGCCAACACGGTCGAGGCCCTGGAGCGCTCGGGCGACCTGCTGGGCCGGGCCCTGACCGTGCTGTCCTGCCTGACCTCGGCCACCTACTGCCCCGACCTGGATGCCCTGGAGGAGCGGCTGGCCCCCGAGCTGTCCGCCCACCAGGACGCCTACACCCTCGATGCGCGCCTCTACCGGCGCTTCAAGGCCCTGGACGAGCAGGCGGCGAGCCTCGATGAGGAGACCGCCAGGCTCGTCCGTTTGAGCGTGGAGGCCTTCGAGCGCGACGGCGTCTCCCTGGAGGGGGAGCGGGCCGAGCGGCTGCGCGAGATCAACGCCCGCACGACCGCGCTGGAGTCTCGCTTCTCCACCCTGGCCACCGAGGCCATGCACGCCGCGGGGGTTGCCAACTACACGGCCGCCCCGGCGCTGGCCACCACACGCCCGCATGCGGAGCGCGTCGAGCTCCTGGCGCGGTCCATGTCCCGCGGCCTGGGCGGGGAGCACGACACGCGTGACATCGTCCTGGAGCTGGCGGCCCTGCGCGCCGAGCGGGCCGAGCTGCTGGGCTACCCCCACCACGCGGCCATCGTGGCCGCGCAGTCCGCCGCCCGGACCACCCGCGCCGTCTCCGAGATGCTCTCGCGCCTGAGCGGCCCGGCCATGGCCAACGCCCGCCGGGACGCCCGGGGCCTGGCCGAGCGCATGGCCGCCGACCCCCAGACCCGGCCGGGGGAGGCCTTCGGCCCGGCCGACTGGCCCCTGTACGAGGCCGCCGAGCGCAAGGAGCGCTTCGGCGTCGACGATGAGGTCCTGGCCCCCTACCTGGAGCTGTGGAGCGTGGTGGAGAAGGGCGTCTTCGCCGCGGCCACAGGTCTGTACGGCCTGACCTTCCACGAGCGCCCCGACCTGGCGGCCCACATGTACGACCCCACCGTGCGCGTGTGGGAGGTGCGTGACGGCCAGGACCGCGGCGCCCCCCTGCTGGGCCTGTTCGTCGGCGACTACTACGCCCGGCCCGGCAAGGCCGGCGGGGCCTGGATGTCCAGCCTGGTGGAGCAGTCCCACCTGCTGGACCGGCGGCCCGTGGTCATCAACTGCGCCAATATCGAGCAGCCCGAGACCGGGCCGGCCCTGCTGACCTGGGATGAGGTCATCACCTGCTTCCACGAGTTCGGCCACGCCCTCCACGGCCTGCTGGCCGACACCCGCTACCCCTCGGCCTCCGGGACCAACGTGCCCAACGACGTCGTGGAGTTCCCCAGCCAGGTCAACGAGAGCTGGGCCCTGCACCCCCGGATCCTGGCCTCCTATGCCCGGCACGTGGACACCGGTGAGCCCATGCCCCCCGCCCTGAGCGAGCAGCTGCGCCGCCAGGGCGCCTTCGGCCAGGGCTACGCCACCACCGAGTACCT belongs to Actinomyces capricornis and includes:
- a CDS encoding bifunctional GNAT family N-acetyltransferase/nucleoside triphosphate pyrophosphohydrolase family protein — translated: MESFTIEAPGGREAPGLVLSAPTTADIERIFQLCQDPEIQEWTSVPRGYTRDDARVFAEEIVPRGWAQGKELTWALRPVAQQLPAGSDGEPDGVPALVGVVGLSLAGDGTAEIGYWLGAPYRGRGLMARAVRAVIEAAFDPEGPVAQAGRGPLSALRWRCDIHDGVPNWASWRLAWSVGFRKEGQVRRLLRNDGVLHDGWIATLLPTDPRRPQAPWDGPTAQGPAQARGARTPLVATTEVGRREGDDPEALVRRFHHTYGLPIQTDGPSLERRSLEMRMSLIAEEFAELTGAVYGPAARAEIEAAYTRAVAGDEGTRDVVESADALADLIYVIYGMALETGIDLAAVLAEVQRSNMSKLGADGRPIYREDGKVLKGPGYFPPDVAGALRAGRG
- a CDS encoding M3 family metallopeptidase; translated protein: MSLTDGAHGAPDAEVPSTELPESNPLARPWALELGLPDFAVVRHEDIEPAIRAGMAAQRAEWEAVATDPAEPTVANTVEALERSGDLLGRALTVLSCLTSATYCPDLDALEERLAPELSAHQDAYTLDARLYRRFKALDEQAASLDEETARLVRLSVEAFERDGVSLEGERAERLREINARTTALESRFSTLATEAMHAAGVANYTAAPALATTRPHAERVELLARSMSRGLGGEHDTRDIVLELAALRAERAELLGYPHHAAIVAAQSAARTTRAVSEMLSRLSGPAMANARRDARGLAERMAADPQTRPGEAFGPADWPLYEAAERKERFGVDDEVLAPYLELWSVVEKGVFAAATGLYGLTFHERPDLAAHMYDPTVRVWEVRDGQDRGAPLLGLFVGDYYARPGKAGGAWMSSLVEQSHLLDRRPVVINCANIEQPETGPALLTWDEVITCFHEFGHALHGLLADTRYPSASGTNVPNDVVEFPSQVNESWALHPRILASYARHVDTGEPMPPALSEQLRRQGAFGQGYATTEYLGAALLDQAWHTLAAQEVPTDPQEVEAFEHRALAAAGIDDALVPPRYRSTYFSHCFAGGYAAAYYAYIWSEVMDADATAWLRTDGQGAIDGDQGLNRTAGQALRREFLSRGDSRDALTSYRALTGHDPQIQPLLERRGLL